The proteins below are encoded in one region of Parus major isolate Abel chromosome 7, Parus_major1.1, whole genome shotgun sequence:
- the LOC107207184 gene encoding carnosine N-methyltransferase 2-like isoform X2 produces the protein MPAQGGSGPGGRSHTRGAAPPCTSSSPRACSSWLLLAISGRLRGAPPQPGDGHADPGHRLTPGCRVTQSRRVLSCRDRQDHQPCPVSLHSITRTMEPAPELKRNSFPSMNFEAEILTTPLDNSELYMIPSMRSLTAEEYVEAFKSFLDHSTEHQCMDEFNKEQMPHIVAGLGTGKSTINVLGVGSGTGEQDLKMIRILQAVHPGVSIDNEIVEPNPQHVAAYKELVNQAPDLQNVSFIWHQLTSLEYEQQVKEKGTHKKFDFIHMIQMLYRVEDIPNTIKFFHSCLDHHGKLLIIILSDSSGWASLWKWHRDCLPATDSGHYITCGGITEVLRRLGVQHRVYELPSGWDITECFSEGDAVGGRMLDFLTGTKNFQGTAPAALRRRLREALRQPECSSTRDGRVIFSNNLSMIVVDS, from the exons ATGCCGGCTCAGGGCGGCTCCGGGCCGGGGGGGCGCAGCCACACGCGAGGGGCAGCCCCGCCATGTACGAGCAGCTCCCCGAGGGcttgcagctcctggctgctgctggccatcTCTGGACGGCTCCGGGGAG ctccgCCACAGCCCGGGGACGGACATGCTGACCCGGGCCACCGGCTGACCCCCGGCTGCCGGGTCACGCAGTCACGGCGTGTCCTGAGCTGCAGGGACCGCCAGGATCATCAGCCCTGCCCCgtgtccctgcacagcatcaCCCGCACCATGGAGCCGGCTCCGGAGCTGAAGAG GAATAGTTTTCCCAGCATGAACTTTGAAGCAGAGATTCTGACAACTCCACTCGATAATTCAG AGCTCTACATGATCCCTTCCATGAGAAGCCTCACAGCTGAGGAGTATGTGGAGGCCTTCAAGTCGTTCTTGGATCACTCAACAGAGCACCAGTGCATGGATGAGTTCAACAAGGAACAAATGCCCCACATTGTGGCTGG CCTCGGCACTGGAAAATCGACCATCAATGTTCTGGGAGTTGGGAGTGGCACAG GTGAGCAGGATTTGAAAATGATCAGGATACTGCAGGCTGTGCACCCAGGGGTCTCTATTGACAATGAGATTGTGGAGCCCAACCCACAGCACGTGGCAGCTTACAAAG agctggtgaaTCAAGCTCCAGACCTGcagaatgtttcttttatttggcACCAGCTCACTTCCTTGGAGTATGAACAGCAGGTGAAGGAGAAAGGCACACATAAGAAATTTGACTTCATCCATATGATCCAG ATGCTGTACCGTGTGGAGGATATTCCCAATACTATCAAGTTTTTCCACAGCTGCCTCGACCATCACGGTAAACTCCTGATCATAATTTTATCAG ACAGCAGCGGATGGGCCAGCCTGTGGAAGTGGCACCGGGACTGCCTGCCCGCCACCGACAGCGGCCACTACATCACCTGCGGCGGCATCACCGAGGTGCTGCGGCGGCTGGGGGTGCAGCACCGCGTCTACGAGCTCCCGTCGGGCTGGGACATCACCGAGTGCTTCAGCGAGGGGGACGCGGTGGGCGGCCGCATGCTGGATTTCCTGACGGGCACAAAGAACTTCCAGGGCACGGCCCCGGCGGCGCtgcggcggcggctgcgggaGGCTCTGCGCCAGCCCGagtgcagcagcaccagggacgGCAGGGTCATCTTCAGCAACAACCTCAGCATGATCGTCGTGGACTCCTAG
- the LOC107207184 gene encoding carnosine N-methyltransferase 2-like isoform X1, with product MSSSSPWGRQGSPSASPIHQGNPSGSAPRMQESVPSCPGRRAGRGDKVHSALKRGRKGPRVCPAQSPQALVLSEVGRSQVPLSAPCPARSAAPAVGTGSARPAPLLPRRARVSPEPAPVTLPVPTAPPQPGDGHADPGHRLTPGCRVTQSRRVLSCRDRQDHQPCPVSLHSITRTMEPAPELKRNSFPSMNFEAEILTTPLDNSELYMIPSMRSLTAEEYVEAFKSFLDHSTEHQCMDEFNKEQMPHIVAGLGTGKSTINVLGVGSGTGEQDLKMIRILQAVHPGVSIDNEIVEPNPQHVAAYKELVNQAPDLQNVSFIWHQLTSLEYEQQVKEKGTHKKFDFIHMIQMLYRVEDIPNTIKFFHSCLDHHGKLLIIILSDSSGWASLWKWHRDCLPATDSGHYITCGGITEVLRRLGVQHRVYELPSGWDITECFSEGDAVGGRMLDFLTGTKNFQGTAPAALRRRLREALRQPECSSTRDGRVIFSNNLSMIVVDS from the exons ATGAGCTCCTCTTCtccctggggaaggcagggatCTCCCAGCGCATCCCCCATCCATCAGGGCAATCCATCCGGCAGCGCGCCAAGGATGCAGGAAAGCGttccctcctgcccagggcGGCGAGCAGGAAGGGGAGACAAGGTTCACAGCGCATTGAAAAGGGGACGGAAAGGGCCCCGGGTCTGTCCTGCTCAGAGCCCTCAGGCACTGGTGCTGAGTGAGGTTGGGAGGTCGCAGGTGCCGCTCTCCGCGCCGTGTCCCGCCCGCAGCGCAGCCCCGGCCGTGGGGACCGGCTctgcccgcccggccccgctcctGCCCCGCCGGGCTCGGGTTTCCCCTGAGCCTGCCCCGGTGACgctgcctgtccccacagctccgCCACAGCCCGGGGACGGACATGCTGACCCGGGCCACCGGCTGACCCCCGGCTGCCGGGTCACGCAGTCACGGCGTGTCCTGAGCTGCAGGGACCGCCAGGATCATCAGCCCTGCCCCgtgtccctgcacagcatcaCCCGCACCATGGAGCCGGCTCCGGAGCTGAAGAG GAATAGTTTTCCCAGCATGAACTTTGAAGCAGAGATTCTGACAACTCCACTCGATAATTCAG AGCTCTACATGATCCCTTCCATGAGAAGCCTCACAGCTGAGGAGTATGTGGAGGCCTTCAAGTCGTTCTTGGATCACTCAACAGAGCACCAGTGCATGGATGAGTTCAACAAGGAACAAATGCCCCACATTGTGGCTGG CCTCGGCACTGGAAAATCGACCATCAATGTTCTGGGAGTTGGGAGTGGCACAG GTGAGCAGGATTTGAAAATGATCAGGATACTGCAGGCTGTGCACCCAGGGGTCTCTATTGACAATGAGATTGTGGAGCCCAACCCACAGCACGTGGCAGCTTACAAAG agctggtgaaTCAAGCTCCAGACCTGcagaatgtttcttttatttggcACCAGCTCACTTCCTTGGAGTATGAACAGCAGGTGAAGGAGAAAGGCACACATAAGAAATTTGACTTCATCCATATGATCCAG ATGCTGTACCGTGTGGAGGATATTCCCAATACTATCAAGTTTTTCCACAGCTGCCTCGACCATCACGGTAAACTCCTGATCATAATTTTATCAG ACAGCAGCGGATGGGCCAGCCTGTGGAAGTGGCACCGGGACTGCCTGCCCGCCACCGACAGCGGCCACTACATCACCTGCGGCGGCATCACCGAGGTGCTGCGGCGGCTGGGGGTGCAGCACCGCGTCTACGAGCTCCCGTCGGGCTGGGACATCACCGAGTGCTTCAGCGAGGGGGACGCGGTGGGCGGCCGCATGCTGGATTTCCTGACGGGCACAAAGAACTTCCAGGGCACGGCCCCGGCGGCGCtgcggcggcggctgcgggaGGCTCTGCGCCAGCCCGagtgcagcagcaccagggacgGCAGGGTCATCTTCAGCAACAACCTCAGCATGATCGTCGTGGACTCCTAG